A region of Streptomyces sp. NBC_01788 DNA encodes the following proteins:
- a CDS encoding Eco57I restriction-modification methylase domain-containing protein → MTAFTPEPPTAVSASSAVRVEGRLLTADLLGRLAAGDRELPGCAPADYGLYRGERIGDAAGRAWAALTGAYRVFRDDLARLPETSAATTLTRKAWLLRLFTELGYGRLSGTGVTVEIPGRDETCRASHRWQDHLPVHLLAWGTSLDGRVGNRRAPQSVLQELLNVSGRHVWGLLSNGQVLRVLRDSTALVGSAYVEFDLEAIFDGQQYADFVLLYSLLHASRFELVAKPEKKRRGRRARDPQGAESEFAEAAEQQDGEEQPAQTEFGDEDTASDSDASALTAADCRIEWLRTYAIETGLRARDNLRDQVAEAIGVLGTGFLAANPDLHRAVSGGGRRGLGALEELHHELLRLAYQLVFLFVAEDRGILLDRTDSPEAQDARDRYTRYFSTRRLRRIAFRRPGDRNTDLWRSLAMVLDALGTDGGEPRLALPELGGLYFRAKDDSAAATLLGRAEPLRAAELPNEHLLEAVRLLARVRDEGRRWQRVDYRHLGADELGSVYESLLELRPRRDPGTGRFRLQTLAGNKRKTTGAYYTPTVLIEKLLDQALDPVIKRYAANGNPRDLLKINLVDPACGSGHVLVAAARRIARRYAELDTWEPEPAPEKVRAAMADVVRHCVHGVDINPMAVELAKVSLWLESLEPGQPLAYLDDRIKVGNGLLGTTPKLIAEGVPDGAFKKLAGDNSRILTALKAANKKERSGGKGTQTALGGALTRTGTAELRLEAEDIARLPDRTLADVRNHARAYEEYLATSPHLRRLKRVADAWCAAFLWPKNDDAPPAVTSSVLVQVAGGGELSAAAIEGAEAEEEAEPSLSGEQQLDETVSRNRFFHWHLEFPRVFRVEDDEADDHNPDTGWQGGFDCVLGNPPWERVKIQEKEWFAARGEDEIADASNASERKKLIAGLKESAERGERELYDAFQVALREAAGTTLMLRNSGIFPLTGQGDVNTYAVFAEKARMLLAPEGMSGLVLPTGIATDKTTSAFFADLVDRRQLVTVLDMENEEKLFPDVHNQYRFCLFTVSGPALRCEGTRLAFRARRPDQLDEREFTLDAIGFRAINPNSRTSPVCESPEHLRVLRGIHERVPVLWRRVGGDENPWELRFKTMFHMSGDSDLFLTSDELLDDGWSPQGTVFIRDDKRALPLYEGKFVHHFDGRFATYENATQAQINKGTLPRFDLEVHQDPAKAPLPRYWVLEEQVDDRLAGEPGQPETEWRHDWLMGWRDVCRASDERTVIASAVPRTAVGHTAPLLLPLRQDLPLDGLLANLSAFVLDFAARQKVSGAHLTYTYLEQLPILPPDTYTRPVPWLGDRTPDAWIRDRVLELTYNSYEMVPFARHLGDEKPPFIWNEDRRFEIRAELDAAYFHLYGIPETDIELVLDSFRAFRNKSPELFERTKDRILTIYREMEKAAESGGSYTNQGMTPPPGRSPRHAPGHSPLTRPERATPEPPQPPEPTGAKPPSDEPDADGGLFSVAELGVDEQLGFWS, encoded by the coding sequence GTGACCGCCTTCACTCCTGAGCCGCCGACCGCGGTCTCCGCCTCCTCCGCCGTGCGCGTCGAGGGTCGGCTCCTCACCGCCGACCTGCTCGGCAGACTCGCCGCCGGAGACCGCGAACTGCCTGGCTGCGCCCCCGCCGACTACGGCCTCTACCGTGGCGAACGCATCGGCGACGCCGCCGGCCGGGCCTGGGCCGCCCTCACCGGCGCCTACCGCGTCTTCCGCGACGACCTCGCGAGACTCCCCGAGACCAGCGCGGCCACCACCCTGACCCGCAAGGCATGGCTGCTGCGGCTGTTCACCGAACTCGGCTACGGACGGCTCAGCGGCACCGGCGTCACGGTCGAGATCCCCGGTCGGGACGAGACCTGCCGGGCCAGCCATCGCTGGCAGGACCACCTGCCGGTCCACCTGCTGGCCTGGGGCACCTCCCTGGACGGCAGGGTGGGCAACCGGCGCGCTCCCCAGTCCGTCCTCCAGGAACTGCTCAACGTCTCCGGCCGGCACGTCTGGGGCCTGCTCTCCAACGGCCAGGTACTGCGCGTCCTGCGCGACTCCACCGCCCTGGTCGGCTCGGCGTACGTGGAGTTCGACCTCGAAGCGATCTTCGACGGCCAGCAGTACGCCGACTTCGTACTGCTCTACTCCCTCCTGCACGCATCCCGCTTCGAACTCGTCGCCAAGCCGGAGAAGAAGCGCCGCGGACGGCGTGCCCGGGATCCCCAGGGCGCAGAGTCCGAGTTCGCCGAAGCCGCAGAGCAGCAGGATGGGGAGGAGCAGCCCGCCCAGACGGAGTTCGGGGATGAGGACACGGCCTCCGACTCCGACGCTTCTGCCCTCACGGCCGCCGACTGCCGTATCGAATGGCTGCGCACGTATGCCATCGAGACCGGCCTGCGCGCCCGGGACAACCTCCGCGACCAGGTCGCCGAAGCCATCGGCGTCCTGGGTACGGGCTTCCTCGCGGCCAACCCCGACCTGCACCGGGCCGTCTCCGGCGGCGGCCGGCGAGGTCTTGGGGCCTTGGAGGAGCTGCACCACGAACTGCTCCGCCTCGCCTACCAGTTGGTGTTCCTGTTCGTCGCCGAGGACCGGGGCATCCTGCTCGACCGGACGGACTCGCCCGAGGCCCAGGACGCCCGCGACCGCTACACCCGCTACTTCTCCACCCGCCGCCTGCGCCGGATCGCCTTCCGGCGGCCCGGTGACCGCAACACCGACCTCTGGCGCTCCCTCGCCATGGTCCTCGACGCCCTGGGCACCGACGGCGGCGAGCCCCGGCTCGCCCTGCCCGAACTCGGCGGACTGTACTTCCGCGCCAAGGACGACTCGGCCGCCGCCACCCTGCTGGGCAGGGCCGAACCGCTGCGCGCCGCCGAACTCCCCAACGAGCACCTGCTGGAAGCCGTACGACTGCTGGCCCGGGTACGCGACGAGGGCCGGCGCTGGCAGCGCGTCGACTACCGCCACCTGGGAGCCGACGAACTCGGCAGCGTCTACGAGTCCCTCCTCGAACTCCGCCCACGCCGCGACCCCGGCACCGGCCGCTTCCGGCTCCAGACCCTCGCGGGCAACAAGCGCAAGACGACCGGTGCCTACTACACCCCGACGGTCCTCATCGAGAAACTCCTCGATCAGGCTCTCGATCCGGTCATCAAGCGGTACGCGGCGAACGGCAACCCGCGCGACCTGCTGAAGATCAACCTGGTGGACCCGGCCTGCGGCTCCGGCCACGTCCTGGTCGCCGCGGCCCGCCGCATAGCGCGCCGATACGCCGAGCTCGACACGTGGGAGCCCGAGCCCGCCCCGGAGAAGGTACGGGCGGCGATGGCCGATGTCGTACGCCACTGCGTCCACGGTGTCGACATCAACCCCATGGCCGTGGAACTCGCCAAGGTCTCCCTCTGGCTGGAGTCCCTGGAACCCGGCCAGCCGCTCGCCTACCTGGACGACCGCATCAAGGTCGGCAACGGGCTCCTCGGCACGACCCCGAAGCTGATCGCGGAAGGAGTGCCGGACGGCGCGTTCAAGAAACTCGCGGGCGACAACTCCAGGATCCTCACCGCCCTGAAGGCCGCAAACAAGAAGGAACGCTCGGGAGGGAAGGGCACCCAGACCGCACTCGGCGGCGCCCTGACGCGCACGGGCACGGCGGAACTCCGCCTGGAGGCCGAGGACATCGCCAGACTCCCGGACCGAACGCTCGCCGACGTACGAAACCACGCGCGGGCCTACGAGGAGTACCTCGCCACATCACCGCACCTGCGCCGCCTCAAGCGCGTCGCGGACGCCTGGTGCGCGGCGTTCCTGTGGCCGAAGAACGACGATGCCCCGCCGGCCGTCACCAGCTCGGTGCTGGTGCAGGTGGCCGGGGGCGGGGAGCTGTCTGCGGCGGCGATCGAGGGTGCGGAGGCAGAGGAAGAGGCCGAGCCGAGTCTCTCCGGTGAACAGCAGCTCGACGAGACCGTCAGCCGCAACCGCTTCTTCCACTGGCACCTGGAGTTCCCCCGGGTCTTCCGCGTCGAGGACGACGAGGCCGACGACCACAACCCCGACACCGGGTGGCAGGGCGGCTTCGACTGCGTGCTGGGCAACCCGCCATGGGAACGGGTCAAGATCCAGGAGAAGGAGTGGTTCGCGGCTCGGGGTGAGGACGAGATCGCCGATGCCTCGAATGCGAGCGAGCGCAAGAAGCTCATCGCCGGCCTGAAGGAGAGCGCGGAGCGCGGGGAGCGGGAGCTGTACGACGCCTTCCAGGTGGCGCTGCGTGAAGCGGCCGGTACGACGCTGATGCTGCGGAACTCGGGGATCTTCCCGCTCACCGGGCAGGGGGACGTCAACACGTACGCCGTCTTCGCGGAGAAGGCGCGGATGCTGCTGGCACCGGAGGGCATGTCGGGGCTGGTGCTGCCTACGGGGATCGCCACTGACAAGACGACGTCGGCGTTCTTTGCGGATCTCGTGGATCGGCGGCAGTTGGTGACGGTGTTGGACATGGAGAACGAGGAGAAGCTGTTTCCGGATGTCCATAATCAGTACCGGTTCTGCCTGTTTACGGTTTCCGGTCCGGCCCTGCGCTGTGAGGGCACTCGTCTCGCATTCCGGGCCCGCCGACCGGACCAGCTCGACGAGCGTGAGTTCACTCTGGACGCCATAGGGTTTCGGGCCATCAACCCCAACAGCCGTACGTCACCGGTGTGCGAGAGCCCGGAACACCTGAGGGTGCTGCGAGGGATTCATGAGCGGGTGCCGGTGCTGTGGCGTCGGGTGGGGGGTGACGAGAATCCTTGGGAGCTGCGGTTCAAAACCATGTTTCACATGTCCGGCGACTCGGATCTGTTCCTCACGTCCGATGAGTTGCTGGACGACGGTTGGTCCCCTCAAGGGACGGTTTTCATCCGTGATGACAAGCGTGCTCTGCCACTGTACGAGGGCAAGTTCGTGCACCACTTCGACGGGCGCTTCGCCACGTACGAGAACGCGACGCAGGCCCAGATCAACAAGGGCACTCTGCCTCGGTTCGACCTTGAGGTCCACCAGGATCCGGCCAAGGCACCGTTGCCTCGGTATTGGGTTCTGGAGGAGCAGGTCGACGATCGATTGGCGGGGGAGCCGGGACAGCCGGAGACGGAGTGGCGGCACGACTGGCTGATGGGCTGGCGGGACGTGTGCCGGGCTTCTGACGAGCGTACGGTGATTGCTTCCGCTGTGCCGCGTACAGCGGTTGGCCACACCGCGCCGCTGCTGCTCCCGCTCCGGCAGGACCTTCCTCTCGACGGCCTTCTGGCCAACCTTTCCGCATTCGTACTGGACTTCGCCGCGCGTCAGAAGGTCTCCGGGGCGCACCTCACTTACACCTACCTGGAACAGCTCCCGATCCTGCCCCCCGACACCTACACCCGCCCCGTTCCCTGGCTGGGAGACCGCACCCCCGACGCCTGGATCCGCGACCGAGTCCTCGAACTCACCTACAATTCCTACGAGATGGTTCCCTTCGCCCGCCACCTCGGCGACGAGAAGCCGCCGTTCATCTGGAACGAGGACCGCCGCTTCGAGATCCGGGCAGAGCTGGATGCCGCGTACTTCCACCTCTACGGGATCCCGGAGACGGACATCGAACTCGTCCTGGACAGTTTCCGTGCGTTCCGGAACAAGTCGCCGGAGCTCTTCGAGCGGACCAAGGACAGGATCCTCACCATCTACAGGGAGATGGAGAAGGCGGCCGAGTCCGGCGGCTCGTACACCAACCAGGGCATGACGCCGCCGCCCGGCCGGAGCCCCCGTCACGCGCCGGGCCACAGCCCGCTCACCCGCCCGGAACGGGCCACCCCCGAACCCCCACAGCCCCCCGAGCCCACGGGGGCGAAGCCGCCGAGCGACGAACCGGACGCCGATGGCGGCCTGTTCAGCGTTGCCGAGCTGGGAGTCGATGAACAGCTCGGATTCTGGTCCTGA
- a CDS encoding helicase-related protein, with amino-acid sequence MSPQHTPGSLVSARGRDWVVLPGTTDDFVIARPLDGDSEYDTLLFPSETSAPGFAAPSLPPLPDPDEAAAGDLFPGGDAIGDFASASLLRTALRITATSSAGPFRCLSGIAVQPRQYQLVPLMLALRMDTVRLLIGDDVGIGKTVEAALIARELLEQGSAVKLSVLCSPALAEQWQRELHDKFGLDAELVLPSTAARLERGIIDPDQTIFDRYPYTIVSTDFIKQRERRDAFLRTCPDLLIVDEAHTCIGAGAGRQQRYELLKGLAEDPGRHLLLVTATPHSGDSDAFAKLTGLLSPKLAALDPTIPAHRDRLARHLVQRRRRDIKSFLGEDTPFPGDRLLREVPYRLDAAYAEFVTDVIGYAREQVRHTDGELRNRMSWWSVLALLRCVLSSPAAAEATLTTRAAVSAARTPQEADRLGRESVLETTDEEAVEGLDAVPGAVLAPEDGLATAERGAPEVSPGQGDSEATVPDDPAAGTAAQSRGGHRPADPHLKAFARRAAALAGPEYDTKLRLLVEEVTALIDEGHDPIVFCRYIPTAHYVRAHLAEALERRVHVEAVTGDLPPEAREKRIAELATRTGRQVLVATDCLSEGVNLQERFSAVLHYDLSWNPTRHEQREGRVDRFGQRSENVKVVTLYETDTGIDGIVLEVLIRKHRDIARQTGVALPVPDAGEGVLHALTRSLLLRGRTEAVAPDQLALDFGTDEELGRARDELHRVWESAADRESKVPTKFAHSALRPQDVENELRVLRQVLGEPRDIAVFTRESLAALRAPVRADAQGNGFAAQANPLPPGLRHALGIYDTDDQAAAAAGTGRAAARTAGRGRTRTASGPRELVFRDDLPVPKGEQALVRTDPAVRAVARYVLDTALDPAILDQDRPARRLGVVRTKAVDIYTVLLLARYRFKLSLPLKNSPRPKELVAEDARVLAWRPDDEGGLEWLTDAETSTLLAATPDGSVMPELRHRTIRRALGELELPEVHDHVLHHGQELADQLAAAHLRVREAAGERGRALGAAAARRITVTPAGPADRLGVYVFVPAGGAR; translated from the coding sequence ATGAGCCCGCAGCACACCCCCGGTTCCCTGGTGTCGGCCCGGGGCCGCGACTGGGTGGTGCTCCCGGGCACCACGGACGACTTCGTGATCGCCCGGCCGCTCGACGGGGACAGCGAGTACGACACCCTGCTCTTCCCCTCGGAAACGTCCGCGCCTGGCTTCGCCGCCCCCAGCCTGCCACCGCTTCCGGACCCCGACGAGGCTGCCGCAGGTGACCTCTTCCCCGGCGGCGACGCCATCGGCGACTTCGCGTCCGCGTCCCTCCTGCGTACCGCGCTGCGGATCACCGCCACCTCCAGCGCCGGCCCCTTCCGCTGCCTGTCCGGGATCGCCGTCCAGCCCCGCCAGTACCAGTTGGTGCCGCTCATGCTGGCCCTGCGCATGGACACCGTACGGCTGCTGATCGGCGACGACGTCGGCATCGGCAAGACCGTCGAAGCCGCCCTGATCGCCAGAGAACTCCTGGAACAGGGCTCGGCCGTCAAACTGTCCGTCCTGTGTTCTCCCGCGCTGGCCGAGCAGTGGCAGCGTGAGCTCCACGACAAGTTCGGCCTGGACGCGGAGCTCGTGCTGCCCTCGACCGCGGCCAGGCTCGAACGGGGCATCATCGACCCCGACCAGACGATCTTCGACCGCTACCCGTACACGATTGTCTCCACCGACTTCATCAAGCAGCGGGAACGCCGTGACGCCTTCCTGCGCACCTGCCCCGACCTGCTCATCGTCGACGAGGCCCACACCTGCATCGGCGCGGGCGCCGGCCGTCAGCAGCGCTACGAACTCCTCAAGGGGCTCGCCGAGGACCCGGGACGCCACCTGCTGCTGGTCACTGCGACCCCGCACAGCGGCGACAGCGACGCCTTCGCCAAGCTCACCGGGCTGCTCAGCCCGAAGCTCGCCGCCCTCGACCCGACCATCCCCGCCCACCGCGACCGCCTCGCCCGCCACCTGGTGCAGCGCAGGCGCCGCGACATCAAGTCCTTCCTCGGCGAGGACACCCCCTTCCCCGGTGACCGGCTGCTCCGCGAGGTTCCCTACCGCCTGGATGCGGCGTACGCGGAGTTCGTCACCGACGTCATCGGCTACGCCCGGGAGCAGGTCCGCCACACCGACGGTGAACTGCGCAACCGTATGAGCTGGTGGTCGGTGCTCGCCCTGCTGCGCTGCGTGCTGTCCTCCCCGGCCGCCGCCGAAGCCACCCTGACGACCCGGGCCGCGGTCAGCGCAGCCCGTACTCCGCAGGAGGCCGACCGGCTCGGCCGCGAGTCCGTCCTGGAAACCACCGACGAGGAGGCCGTCGAGGGACTGGACGCGGTGCCCGGGGCGGTCCTCGCGCCCGAGGACGGGCTCGCCACGGCGGAACGAGGAGCACCGGAAGTATCTCCCGGGCAGGGCGATTCCGAGGCGACCGTTCCTGACGACCCGGCGGCCGGAACAGCGGCGCAGAGCAGGGGCGGCCACCGGCCGGCGGACCCCCACCTCAAGGCGTTCGCCCGGCGAGCCGCGGCCCTTGCGGGCCCCGAGTACGACACCAAACTGCGCCTCCTCGTCGAGGAGGTCACCGCCCTCATCGACGAGGGCCACGACCCCATCGTGTTCTGCCGGTACATCCCCACCGCCCACTACGTCCGCGCCCATCTCGCCGAGGCACTCGAACGCCGGGTCCACGTCGAGGCGGTCACGGGTGACCTCCCGCCCGAGGCCCGTGAGAAGCGCATCGCCGAGCTCGCCACCCGCACGGGCCGGCAGGTACTGGTCGCCACCGACTGCCTCTCCGAGGGCGTCAACCTCCAGGAGCGGTTCAGCGCCGTCCTCCACTACGACCTGTCCTGGAACCCCACACGCCACGAGCAGCGCGAGGGCCGCGTCGACCGGTTCGGACAGCGCAGCGAGAACGTGAAGGTCGTCACGCTGTACGAGACGGACACCGGCATCGACGGTATCGTCCTGGAAGTCCTGATCCGCAAACACCGGGACATCGCCCGCCAGACCGGCGTCGCCCTCCCCGTCCCCGACGCGGGCGAAGGAGTCCTGCACGCGCTGACCCGCAGCCTCCTGCTGCGCGGCCGCACCGAGGCGGTGGCCCCCGACCAGCTGGCCCTCGACTTCGGCACCGACGAGGAACTGGGCCGGGCCCGCGACGAACTGCACCGCGTCTGGGAGAGCGCCGCCGACCGAGAGTCCAAGGTGCCCACCAAGTTCGCCCACTCCGCCCTGCGCCCCCAGGACGTCGAGAACGAACTCCGCGTCCTGCGCCAGGTCCTCGGCGAGCCCCGCGACATCGCCGTCTTCACCCGGGAGTCCCTGGCGGCCTTGCGCGCCCCCGTCCGCGCGGACGCCCAGGGCAACGGATTCGCAGCCCAGGCCAACCCCCTGCCTCCTGGACTCCGTCACGCCCTCGGCATCTACGACACCGACGACCAGGCCGCCGCTGCCGCCGGCACCGGACGCGCCGCAGCCCGCACGGCGGGCCGGGGACGGACCCGCACCGCAAGCGGCCCCCGCGAGCTGGTCTTCCGTGACGACCTGCCGGTACCCAAGGGCGAACAGGCGCTGGTCCGCACCGACCCGGCGGTCCGCGCCGTCGCCCGCTACGTCCTGGACACCGCGCTCGACCCGGCCATCCTCGACCAGGACCGCCCCGCCCGCCGTCTCGGCGTCGTACGCACCAAGGCCGTCGACATCTACACCGTGCTGCTGCTCGCCCGCTACCGGTTCAAGCTCAGCCTGCCGCTGAAGAACTCCCCGCGCCCCAAGGAACTCGTCGCCGAGGACGCCCGCGTCCTCGCCTGGCGCCCGGACGACGAGGGCGGCCTCGAATGGCTCACCGACGCGGAGACGTCCACCCTGCTCGCCGCCACCCCCGACGGCAGCGTGATGCCCGAGCTGCGCCACCGCACCATAAGGCGCGCCCTCGGTGAACTCGAACTCCCCGAAGTGCACGACCACGTGCTGCACCACGGCCAGGAGTTGGCGGACCAGCTCGCTGCCGCCCATCTCCGGGTCCGCGAGGCCGCGGGCGAGCGCGGCCGTGCCCTGGGCGCCGCGGCGGCCCGCCGGATCACGGTGACACCCGCGGGCCCCGCCGACCGCCTCGGTGTCTACGTCTTCGTACCAGCCGGAGGAGCCCGGTGA